In one window of Mytilus galloprovincialis chromosome 6, xbMytGall1.hap1.1, whole genome shotgun sequence DNA:
- the LOC143078095 gene encoding uncharacterized protein LOC143078095: MKILLFCLLFGQHFRMYGGAIYVDKGNPYTDQPLKVGELTITKTAQKSPLHTKAYFPQEAGTYPVVVFIGGLNGYILVELYETVLYRIASHGFIVFGIDYRFPADNVQFEKENNLQQDISKFFDQYTWLQNYMSNKTVATIAWNTTGLVCHSSGCDVTLKMIKEKPKLFKSTVFLEPYSQDVKDKIDIKMPAFMYGTQLSEEGNKCAIPGYDYNTFYDLWSCPKIVMNVADFGHCDILDPEPWAACRDVHHCKITTNTTKLPEYHEFVQGAVSSFLVNTLQNRTDALKYITQKLLIPLNLLELKTDLNCTKSLN; the protein is encoded by the exons ATGAAGATCCTTTTATTTTGTCTCCTTTTTGGTCAACATTTTCGAATGTATG GTGGTGCAATATATGTAGATAAAGGAAACCCTTATACTGACCAACCGTTGAAGGTCGGTGAACTGACAATTACCAAAACAGCACAGAAGAGTCCGCTACATACAAAAG CTTACTTTCCTCAAGAAGCTGGTACATATCCAGTAGTTGTATTCATTGGCGGCCTTAATGGATACATTTTGGTAGAACTGTACGAAACTGTACTATACAGAATTGCTTCGCATGGTTTTATTGTTTTTGGAATTGACTATCGGTTTCCTGCAGACAACGTTCAATTTGAGAAAGAGAATAACTTACAAcaagacatttcaaaattttttgaCCAATATACAtgg CTTCAGAATTATATGTCTAACAAAACAGTAGCTACTATAGCATGGAATACGACTGGTTTAGTTTGTCATTCTTCTGGTTGTGATGTTACTCTGAAGATGATCAAAGAAAAGCCAAAGTTATTCAAG TCCACTGTATTCCTAGAACCTTATAGTCAGGACGTCAAAGACAAAATCGACATTAAGATGCCAGCATTTATGTATGGAACACAACTGTCAGAGGAGGGAAATAAATGTGCAattcctggttatgactacaatacattttatgacctctggagctgtcctaaaatagtaatgaatgttgca GACTTTGGTCACTGTGATATATTGGACCCTGAGCCTTGGGCTG CATGTCGTGACGTCCACCATTGCAAGATAACAACGAATACAACCAAACTCCCAGAGTATCACGAATTCGTTCAGGGAGCAGTCAGTAGTTTCCTGGTCAACACACTACAGAACAGGACGGATGCTTTAAAGTACATTACACAGAAACTATTGATTCCATTGAATTTGTTGGAACTAAAAACTGATCTCAACTGTACCAAAAGCTTAAACTAG